A region from the Armatimonadota bacterium genome encodes:
- a CDS encoding GxxExxY protein, whose protein sequence is MRTVNEISGAIVDAALKVHSALGPGLLEKAYEVCLVHELQSRGLNAVAQVPLPVVYDGLQMDAGYRLDVLVENTVVIELKAVDGINPLHEAQVLTYLKLSGKPLGLLLNFNVIHMRDGIKRIAHRTLPQTDVLRRETTNPQIPPCTSVSSVSSVVDPVKKAQCEE, encoded by the coding sequence ATGAGAACAGTAAACGAGATTTCCGGTGCCATTGTCGATGCCGCGTTGAAGGTGCACTCCGCGCTGGGCCCGGGCCTGTTGGAGAAGGCGTACGAAGTCTGCCTTGTGCACGAATTGCAGTCTCGCGGCCTGAACGCAGTTGCTCAAGTGCCTCTGCCCGTGGTTTATGACGGTTTACAGATGGACGCCGGATACAGATTGGATGTTCTGGTCGAGAATACCGTGGTTATAGAGCTGAAGGCGGTGGATGGCATTAACCCGCTCCACGAAGCACAAGTGCTGACCTATCTGAAACTGAGCGGGAAGCCGCTCGGATTGCTGCTCAACTTCAATGTCATCCACATGCGAGACGGAATCAAGCGAATAGCACACCGGACCCTTCCCCAGACCGATGTGCTTCGTCGTGAGACTACAAATCCACAGATTCCTCCGTGCACCTCCGTGTCCTCTGTTTCCTCAGTGGTAGACCCGGTAAAGAAAGCGCAGTGCGAAGAATGA